The Fortiea contorta PCC 7126 genome has a segment encoding these proteins:
- a CDS encoding aldehyde dehydrogenase family protein has product MTTPLTCRNYIDGQWLSAVGGSTLESSNPACFTEIVATFPRSTADDVNLAVAAARQAYRSWRKVPAPARAEYVFRVGELLLQHKEELAQLMSREMGKPLTETRGDVQEGIDCAFYSAGEGRRLFGQTTPSEMPNKFAMTVRTPVGVCALITPWNFPIAIPCWKAMPALVCGNTVILKPAEDTPACATKLIEIFAAAGLPPGVINLVHGVGEEAGKALVEHPDVDLVSFTGSSETGAFVGATCGRTHKRVCLEMGGKNAQVVMEDADLELALDGAIWGAFGTTGQRCTATSRLILHHDIKEKFTAMLYERTSKLRLGAGTDPNTDIGPLVNANQLQRVNNYLDIAREEGAKVLIGGKIANEGALKNGYFFQPTILDNVTPDMRVAQEEIFGPVVALIEVNSFEDAIAVLNNTNYGLSSSVYTRDINRAFAAIRDIEAGITYINGPTIGAEVHLPFGGVKNTGNGHREAGTTALDVFTEWKSVYVDFSGHLQRAQIDNRTEQQ; this is encoded by the coding sequence ATGACAACTCCGCTCACCTGTCGTAATTATATAGATGGTCAATGGCTAAGTGCTGTTGGGGGAAGCACCCTAGAAAGCTCTAACCCCGCTTGCTTCACGGAAATTGTAGCTACCTTTCCCCGCTCTACAGCCGACGACGTTAATTTAGCAGTAGCTGCGGCTCGCCAAGCCTACCGTAGTTGGCGAAAAGTTCCCGCCCCAGCCAGAGCCGAATATGTGTTCCGCGTGGGAGAACTTTTATTGCAGCACAAAGAGGAACTTGCTCAATTAATGAGCCGAGAAATGGGTAAACCCCTAACTGAAACTAGGGGCGATGTGCAAGAAGGTATTGACTGCGCCTTTTATAGCGCAGGGGAGGGGCGGAGATTATTTGGACAGACTACACCCTCAGAAATGCCTAACAAATTTGCGATGACCGTGCGGACACCTGTAGGTGTTTGTGCCTTAATCACACCTTGGAATTTTCCCATAGCCATACCTTGTTGGAAAGCCATGCCGGCTTTAGTGTGCGGTAACACAGTCATCCTCAAACCCGCCGAAGATACCCCCGCTTGTGCAACTAAATTAATCGAAATTTTTGCCGCTGCAGGTTTACCCCCAGGCGTGATTAACTTGGTGCATGGTGTGGGTGAAGAAGCAGGTAAAGCTCTAGTCGAACATCCCGACGTAGATTTAGTCTCCTTTACCGGCTCCTCAGAAACTGGAGCTTTTGTCGGCGCCACTTGCGGACGCACTCACAAGCGCGTTTGTTTAGAAATGGGTGGCAAAAATGCCCAAGTCGTGATGGAAGATGCCGACTTAGAACTAGCATTAGATGGGGCTATTTGGGGAGCCTTCGGTACAACCGGTCAAAGGTGTACAGCTACCAGTCGCTTGATTTTACATCACGACATCAAGGAAAAATTTACCGCCATGCTTTACGAGCGTACCAGCAAGTTACGCCTCGGCGCCGGCACAGACCCAAATACAGATATTGGGCCGTTAGTCAATGCTAACCAGCTACAACGGGTGAATAATTATTTAGATATTGCCCGTGAAGAAGGAGCAAAGGTGTTAATTGGTGGCAAAATTGCCAATGAGGGCGCACTCAAAAACGGTTACTTTTTTCAACCAACTATTTTAGATAACGTTACTCCTGACATGCGCGTGGCGCAAGAAGAGATATTTGGGCCTGTAGTCGCGCTAATTGAGGTTAACTCTTTTGAAGATGCGATCGCAGTTTTGAACAACACTAACTACGGTCTTTCTTCCTCAGTTTACACCCGCGACATCAACCGCGCATTTGCTGCCATACGCGACATTGAAGCTGGAATCACCTACATCAACGGCCCCACCATCGGCGCCGAAGTCCATTTACCCTTCGGAGGTGTGAAAAACACCGGTAACGGACACCGCGAAGCCGGAACCACAGCCTTAGATGTGTTCACTGAATGGAAGAGTGTCTACGTAGACTTTTCTGGTCATCTACAACGCGCCCAAATAGATAACCGCACGGAACAGCAGTGA
- a CDS encoding ATP-binding protein has protein sequence MMKSNYCHSKPGHTINLEPTAISQVFNDVYFRIDTHGKILDYQPGGKQKKEVLSAFFLGKQFPGFLPLNVRKRFAEIVAQVLQTQSLISFEYSLKLPVGKAKYEVRILPLPRWQVMVYVCKLDKTNQNIVLEPAITQEKTQQLEKALNELQQHQSQLIQTEKMSSLGQLVAGIAHEINNPINFIYANISHAKQYVQELLGLLEVYEQYYPPLPASQAPTAKVDLAFARQDLPKILDSMNNGAERIRQTVLSLRNFSRVDEEGMKRVNIHEGIESSLQLLQHRLNSQSGHPQIQVIKEYGNLPKVVCDAGKMNQVFMNLLNNAIDALVGLSSDGIITNNPQIFIRTILQDNRVTIRIADNGPGINQEIRDRLFDPFFTTKPVGRGTGLGLSIGYQIIVEKHHGQLECISTPGQGAEFVITIPLCL, from the coding sequence ATGATGAAAAGCAATTATTGTCACAGCAAACCAGGACACACCATAAATTTAGAACCAACAGCTATTTCCCAAGTATTTAATGATGTTTATTTTCGCATAGACACTCACGGAAAAATCTTAGATTATCAACCAGGAGGTAAACAAAAAAAAGAAGTTTTATCAGCATTCTTCTTAGGAAAACAATTTCCAGGTTTTTTACCGTTGAATGTCAGAAAACGCTTCGCAGAAATAGTCGCTCAAGTTTTACAAACTCAATCATTAATCAGTTTTGAATATTCTTTAAAATTACCCGTAGGTAAAGCTAAATACGAAGTTAGAATCTTACCATTGCCCAGATGGCAAGTTATGGTTTATGTTTGTAAACTTGATAAAACTAACCAAAATATTGTTCTTGAACCAGCTATCACTCAAGAAAAAACACAACAACTAGAAAAAGCCTTAAACGAACTCCAGCAGCACCAATCACAACTAATTCAAACAGAAAAAATGTCAAGTTTGGGACAATTAGTTGCAGGGATTGCTCATGAAATCAATAATCCGATTAATTTTATCTACGCTAACATTAGTCATGCTAAACAATATGTCCAAGAATTATTAGGATTACTAGAAGTTTATGAACAATACTACCCACCATTACCAGCCAGTCAAGCGCCAACGGCTAAAGTAGATTTAGCTTTTGCGCGTCAAGATTTACCAAAAATTTTAGACTCCATGAATAATGGCGCTGAACGCATTCGCCAAACTGTTCTATCTCTACGCAACTTTTCTCGCGTGGATGAAGAAGGGATGAAACGGGTAAATATTCATGAAGGTATCGAAAGTAGTTTACAGCTTTTGCAACATCGCCTCAATTCCCAGTCTGGACATCCGCAAATTCAAGTAATTAAAGAATACGGTAATCTCCCCAAGGTAGTTTGTGACGCCGGGAAGATGAATCAGGTGTTTATGAATTTGTTAAATAATGCTATCGATGCTTTGGTAGGATTGAGTAGTGATGGTATAATCACTAATAATCCTCAAATTTTTATCCGTACTATTTTGCAAGACAATCGCGTAACGATTCGCATAGCTGATAATGGGCCAGGGATAAATCAAGAAATACGCGATCGCCTTTTTGACCCCTTCTTCACCACTAAGCCTGTAGGTAGAGGTACTGGCTTGGGTCTATCAATTGGCTATCAGATTATTGTCGAGAAACACCACGGTCAGCTAGAGTGTATTTCCACACCAGGACAAGGTGCAGAATTCGTCATTACCATCCCCTTATGTTTATAA
- a CDS encoding acetyl ornithine aminotransferase family protein produces the protein MLSTPINIHLPRHPHLVTSLPGPRAQAIIERDRAVTSPSYTRDYPLVVARGEGCMIEDVDGNVFLDMTAGIAVTNTGHAHPEVVAAIQTQSARLLHMSGTDFYYEPMVELAEKLAARAPFPQGAKIFFTNSGAESNEGAIKLARYYTKRSAIVACLGAFHGRTYGAMSLTASKVVQRASFGPLVPGVTHIPYGTHASLDYLEKQLFNTTLPPQEVAAIVVEAIQGEGGYIVPEDGFLQRIRQICDRYGILMIVDEVQSGMGRTGRLFAIEHWGVMPDMITTAKGIASGLPLGAILAKPELMTWPPGAHATTFGGNPVACVAGITTMRLLENGLMANASSMGELLQAGLQNLHQRFPVMSSPRGKGLMVAVDLIDIAGNLDHKLRDRIIQQAFLRGLLLLGCGKAAIRFCPPLVIDSNQIQIALQILSEILLESRA, from the coding sequence ATGCTGAGTACACCGATAAATATCCACTTACCCCGTCATCCTCACCTAGTAACTTCCTTACCAGGGCCTCGCGCTCAAGCTATTATAGAACGCGATCGCGCCGTCACATCACCTTCCTATACCCGTGACTATCCCCTAGTCGTAGCGCGCGGTGAAGGCTGCATGATAGAAGACGTTGACGGCAATGTATTCTTAGATATGACCGCTGGAATCGCCGTTACCAACACCGGACACGCTCACCCAGAAGTCGTAGCAGCAATTCAAACTCAATCAGCACGCTTATTGCACATGTCGGGGACGGACTTTTATTATGAACCGATGGTGGAATTAGCAGAAAAATTAGCCGCTCGCGCTCCTTTTCCCCAAGGAGCAAAAATATTTTTTACCAATTCCGGTGCTGAGTCCAATGAAGGCGCAATTAAATTAGCTCGATACTACACCAAACGCTCCGCAATTGTCGCCTGTTTGGGCGCCTTCCACGGTCGCACCTACGGAGCCATGTCCCTCACAGCTTCCAAAGTCGTACAACGCGCCAGTTTTGGGCCCCTAGTTCCCGGAGTTACCCATATTCCCTACGGTACTCACGCCAGCTTAGATTATTTAGAAAAGCAACTATTCAATACCACCTTACCACCCCAAGAAGTAGCAGCGATCGTTGTCGAAGCCATTCAAGGCGAAGGAGGTTACATCGTTCCCGAAGATGGTTTTTTGCAGAGAATTCGCCAGATATGCGATCGCTATGGCATCCTGATGATAGTAGATGAAGTGCAATCAGGCATGGGACGCACTGGTCGTCTGTTTGCTATCGAGCATTGGGGCGTCATGCCTGATATGATCACCACAGCTAAAGGAATCGCCAGCGGTTTACCCCTAGGCGCCATTCTCGCCAAACCAGAATTAATGACCTGGCCTCCTGGTGCCCACGCTACCACATTTGGCGGCAATCCAGTTGCTTGTGTTGCTGGTATCACCACCATGCGACTGTTAGAAAACGGTTTGATGGCTAACGCATCCTCTATGGGAGAGTTATTACAAGCCGGTTTGCAAAACTTACACCAAAGATTTCCTGTAATGTCTTCACCACGGGGAAAAGGTTTGATGGTAGCGGTAGATTTAATTGACATCGCAGGTAATCTTGATCATAAACTACGCGATCGCATCATTCAACAAGCATTTTTGAGAGGTTTATTATTACTAGGTTGTGGTAAAGCCGCAATTCGTTTTTGTCCACCCCTAGTCATCGACAGCAACCAAATTCAAATCGCCCTACAAATTCTCAGCGAAATATTACTAGAATCTAGAGCTTGA
- a CDS encoding DUF1338 domain-containing protein — MNPQIALNLYSLLWQEYTARVSYARTYQQMITAAGGTVANDHIAFRSLRLFIDSSQGKINLGIDYLGQIATALGYETSGEYFFPETHLYARHYRHPQQEKFDLPKLFISELIVDELPVHITQLIKQTVSTYNYQIPSVFTVEDNQENTVQKFKKIFTRPWKPPQLSVIQQVNQVTQYGAWVLLHGYAVNHFTGYVNRQNTSQYPDIDVTARGLANLGVPMKAEIEGNITCGLRQTATQAVTEMVTVIDDKNHTEIQIPWTYAYYEIAQRYFLEVEPGKHLLFDAFLGNNAQQLFEMTRLS, encoded by the coding sequence ATGAATCCCCAAATAGCCCTTAATCTCTACAGCTTACTTTGGCAAGAATACACCGCCAGAGTCAGCTACGCCCGCACCTATCAACAAATGATTACGGCTGCAGGTGGAACTGTCGCCAACGACCATATCGCCTTTCGGTCACTGCGTTTATTCATAGATAGTTCCCAAGGTAAAATTAATTTAGGAATTGATTATCTAGGACAAATTGCTACAGCTTTAGGATACGAAACATCAGGCGAGTATTTCTTTCCAGAAACACACTTATACGCCCGTCATTATCGCCATCCACAACAAGAAAAATTTGATTTACCTAAACTGTTTATTAGCGAATTAATTGTCGATGAATTACCCGTTCATATTACCCAGTTAATCAAGCAAACAGTATCTACATATAATTATCAAATTCCCTCTGTTTTCACAGTAGAAGATAACCAAGAAAACACTGTTCAAAAATTCAAAAAAATATTCACCCGTCCCTGGAAACCACCCCAACTTTCCGTCATCCAACAAGTCAATCAAGTAACACAATATGGCGCTTGGGTACTGTTACATGGTTATGCAGTCAACCACTTTACAGGTTACGTCAATCGCCAAAACACTTCCCAATACCCAGACATTGACGTCACTGCGCGAGGTTTGGCTAATTTAGGCGTCCCCATGAAAGCAGAAATCGAAGGAAATATCACCTGTGGTCTGCGCCAAACCGCTACTCAAGCAGTCACAGAAATGGTAACAGTCATAGATGATAAAAATCATACTGAAATTCAAATTCCCTGGACTTATGCTTATTACGAAATTGCACAACGCTATTTTTTAGAAGTAGAGCCAGGAAAACATTTACTCTTTGACGCTTTTCTCGGAAACAACGCCCAGCAATTATTTGAAATGACTCGATTATCTTGA
- a CDS encoding DUF2267 domain-containing protein gives MTTTGLDIFDATVQKTIPWVNDLARELGWDNKHQVFQGLRATLHALRDRLTVPEAAHLGAQLPILLGGFYYEDWRPGATPTKERHKEEFLNHIRDYFRNINPDVDAEYLVRAVFKILAQRVSRGEIEEVINMMPPALQELWPETARTH, from the coding sequence ATGACAACGACGGGACTAGATATTTTTGATGCTACTGTCCAAAAGACAATTCCTTGGGTGAACGATTTAGCGCGTGAGCTGGGATGGGATAATAAGCATCAAGTTTTTCAGGGTTTGCGGGCGACGTTACACGCATTGCGCGATCGCTTAACTGTACCAGAAGCTGCCCATTTGGGTGCACAATTGCCTATACTCCTAGGGGGGTTCTATTATGAAGATTGGCGACCTGGTGCAACCCCTACTAAGGAGCGCCATAAAGAAGAATTTTTGAACCATATCCGTGATTATTTCCGGAATATTAACCCTGATGTTGATGCGGAATATCTCGTGCGGGCTGTTTTTAAAATCTTGGCTCAACGGGTTTCCAGAGGTGAGATTGAAGAGGTTATTAACATGATGCCACCTGCTTTGCAGGAACTTTGGCCGGAGACGGCACGTACGCATTAA